The Telopea speciosissima isolate NSW1024214 ecotype Mountain lineage chromosome 11, Tspe_v1, whole genome shotgun sequence genome includes the window atttttatgtttcttctattGGTCTTCgttcttatttctctttcatgtAATGAACAGCAAGCTTCCAATTCGTTTTTCCCTTCAActttttggttttaattgaagttttagataactctctcttcccattcccgattctctcatcttccttttcttttgagttttttttttagatcttatgtaattaggttatcatatgtaattttatttttttagaatcattgttaggataaattttatttccccatcccttcgaacatatgtgtaatcttcattatacactttggtaatttgttcttcaatattggatgcggcttcaaatgatgggattcaagtgacggaatcatcttcattggagttattcgaatcagttaagttcttcttcttataaattttagttttaataatttctatgtctttttctccatcaatcctttcttccctcttcattgctttcatggctagctaaacctctccttttgggagtgggtgaaaccatgagagaaggaagaattgatggctagcattgtctatgtgattaatggacatgatcaatattggacttacgatggatgaccgcccacagcttgtatgtcattccaaggggaactatatacatgttcgttagccgtatccattgtgacaccattatgttcatgtatttttttttgtttacattgtatgttgtatgagcactgttttcataggatatgttagccgtatatgagccgtgccggatatcttatagacttaggccgtatgtatgctttgccctaatatgctagtcattgatctgccctaattctcatggtggaactcattctcaagtgactttcttatttttaattcatccattaccttagtggttgccctagtttctatttttaatttgttatctttggtaatttagttgcttctatatttgctagttttcataattggtagtttctatatataggttgtttccatatttggtaagttgtacacttcgcgttaattaaaagtggaaatttattcaaggttgacctcctcgtgttcgacccgtagctacgattgacccgtacgcttgcggttattattttaaactcaaacaggaCCCTAGGTTTACCTCTAGGTTCTGGAAGAGTGTGCATGAGTGTTTGGGGACCAAGTTGAAGTTTAGCACATCATTTCACCCACAGACCGATGGACAATCTGAAAGGGTAATTCAAATACTTGAAGATATGCTTCGAGCTTGTGCTATGGATATGGGAGGTAGTTGGGAGAAACATTTACCTCTGGTTGAATTTGCTTATAACAATAGTATCCAAGCAACCATAGGGATGGCCCCATATGAAGCCTTGTACGGAAGGAAGTGCCGATCTCCTCTACTCTAGGAGGAGGTTGGTGACCGAGAACTGATGGGACCTGAAATTCTACAGGTAGCTCAGGAAAAGGTACTGCTTATTCAGATGCGAATGAAGGCAGCACAGGATAGACAGAAGAACTATGCTGATGCTAAAAGGAAAGAGCTAAAATTCTTAGTAGGGGACAATGCATTCTTGAAGATTGCACCAATGAGAGGCGTCATCAGATTTGGCAAAAGGGGAAAGCTTAGTCCCAGATTTATTGGTCCATTTGAGGTCCTGTAGAGAATTGGGCCGGATTCTTACCGGCTAGCACTACCACCAGACCTAGCAGGAGTGCACGACGTTTTTCGTGTTGCATTACTCAGGCGGTACGTAGCAGATCTTTCACATATCCTGAGCTATGAACCATTACAACTGAAAGCAGATCTATCTTATGAAGAGACTCCCATTCAAATCTTGGATCATAAGCAACAAGTTCTACAAAACCGCACCATCTCTTATGTGAAAGGTCTCTGGAACAATCATGGTATCCAAGAGgctttatgggagaaagaaggtgagaTGCAGATGGAATATCCCCATTTGTTCGACGATTCAggaaaattttgaggacgaaatttttgttaCGGAGGGAgaattgtaataccctgattttggactaggagTAATTTGGTCTTTTACCTAATGCAGGATTAGGACAAACTGAAGTGTAAGAACTTGGACTAGCGGgaggtgtttgagttaaaataataccgcaagcgtacgggtcaatcgtagctacgggtcgaacacgaggagatatacgccactctatttaattaacttaaaagtaatgcaaagtgaaccaaattaaagtgttaaattaaactaattaaactaatgaaaattaatccatcctaactcataagcatctaacaaaattaagggattaaattggcgtcctaacacatgagcatctaacctatcagattaacgcaaattgaaaggaataaaaaaaaaacagccacacataataaccatataaaaaggaataagggaataaaagtgcatccacaaaccacaaccatataaaaaaaataaaagaaatagagggagaagaagaagaagatagagagagatagaggaaagggagaatgagattaagggtttagagaatgagataccttgatgtgtttgaatacttgaataaactcaccatggcttcctcttctaaatctccatgtcttgtcatcaacataggaacttagactaggaagctttaaactataactattacaaccattaaactagacttatgaaatcaaaactaagaacttgaaatcaaaactaagaacttaagccaaaaataggaaaagaagagaaaatttcactaagtgaatgaagtaaaaattacactaaaaaaatgaattaaaattgaactagaaactaactaaaaaactgaactaaaaaactaacttcctacaacccaaagggcaaggggtatttatagggggaagagaagagaagggagaagagggaagtgtaggagaaatattccctaagaaaagagaatattctcttctccttcctcttttacaatgccttgaatcctaaaaaaaaagaaaaaaatagaaagaagaagaagagaagattgtttacatagaccttctatttctacaaaaataaacttccaattctaacaagtgcttccttttctttgtagatatcttctccaagcaataaaatcaaaacatctttgatttttcaactttccataggtgagaatatctttcaaaataagtctatcccaagtagaattccagaagtgcccttgagaagttggaggagagagagagtaagggtgatgactaggatttcttcaagaataaataaaatacccattatgtccttcaggaaacgtggagcatggggtgcttatataggcctcaccattatgttccttgcgaaaaatcacccaaaatacacccaaatttcgtccaatttggagttcgggagcccaagatatctcaagttgaagttggactgtccagagccctccaaatggaatctttcgggtacaagaaatgtaacttctaataattctgttaaggtccctgcaatctgaaatttcgcttcactttgtccccagccgactgtcaataattacaaataaacccctatagaccattttcgtgtttcgttaccgaaacgaccgtaacttcttcgtttcaactcggaatcatgtgccgtttaaaccgttgcgaagctgactcgatgggctacgcatccaagccattaacacctttaaacaccttaaaaacatttccttagcatcatctcctccatttttacaagaattcacctaaaacctgaaaagcataagaaagcaccgagtaactctgtccaatatggtaaaatgtatgctttatgccctaagatttcacacataaatgtgctcatcagattcccccacacttgaacgttacttgtcctcaagtaaagcaaaagaaaaactaatctagaatgcagaaaatcctaactcactttcgtaggaatcacggttgcacttagcatgtacaacaagcctttgaacccctaggttacccctagtggacgagttgtgtctcgtgggtgtttgcagtgaatatacacccaaaattcaattgtaaatgaatgctgcaaattttaatcatagcataagtaggacgtgtacataatcccaaaaagtgttcaactaaagatcaaggagccaaaggttcccccacacttgaattttatcaccccacatcaattcaagcaacaagtatgcatcaagttcaagggatctcctcatattttctgaacactactcaccttcaagtaaaccccccatagcatcgatggaactaaagacttaggcattgagtattgttgaccatacttttttttttttttaggcattaaggcaaaagttttttctttctcaaccacaaactctatttctactccactactgttctctgaatgacatggtggagcatacaccagacacccaaatacttggtagcttcgctttttgcatatatccataagatattgagacattgatgcaagagttttttttttttttttttttttttagtttctttccaagaaatttcgatcaagtcaccctgcttcatgaggcacagtgccctgtctagtcccaaggaattccactttttttttctgttccttgcttcttcttttttctcattcacttccactttcatgccttgccttgccacaaacaaattggtctcaactactagccaaaagatcaaagggtccataaaacacatagaggaatctagccatcaaatgaaataacgctcatatttttcaattcaatccctctcaccggatacaaaccaattaccattcttgaaaagagattttttattatttcgcatgctaggacacctaattctctctttctctcgctttgcaatcaaagagacatatgcacaaaaccaaactattgtcacaatcaaaattcaccaattaagcccaacatcccccccacacttaattcatgcagtgtcctcaatgcatgcataaaagaaagaataaggacaagggaggagatgaaggggcttactggatataatcaacaaagaggatcatgaagagtcatgagctctacaaaaaatgCTAAGAgtagcaacagaaatctcaatccatggccaataaatggagaaatagcttcagacccagaaaacactcgaccatgaattttagtaaagcgagaaataatatgaaagttaagcacaactgagaaatatccaatagaaaaaactatcctcatgggacagtggaaaatgaaggcactaaaactcaggccataaatccttcccttttcttccatttgcaatgtagaatacctgtcattctttgaaaaatcaaccaagaacggatcacaataagcataaaaaggattatgaataacctcatctaaataatcacaaaaaattggaggtttactcaaatcaatcctagcaatacaactatcggctatttgcagaacttggtttgctaaataaggatcatggaaatatgcatgaaaagcatcatgactaacattgtcctcctcaataaaatcgtcaaatctaggaggtttggacaaatcaacatgtgagacaatggaatcctcaaaatgacaattatctaagttttccaaagagagagggggagatcgaatttccttggtttctatgttatcatgaaaatctgattcgaaatcaataaaaacactaggctcactaaaatcagaaatttcaggaaaaagttggacttccccaggtagctcatcaaatctcgcttcactaatatcctgaggagactcaatctcaacaaataaatcatcatgaaaagcagcttgttgggaatgactctcattaacctcaaattggggtggtggactttcaatatcattaaattggggatggtcaggctgactaggtaatgtacccgtttcctcctcttgcaccatggttatcaattgagagagttgcttctccatggtattttggcttgttgtgagaaggtctatgtatttctcaagctcattcagtctggcctcctcacccatgttttgaaactccaggggttggtgatatggttcaaggagaggtggcccattgagatttaatggagggttgggcattggaggaccaaactgaccaagatattggaaattgggtggtccagcttggttattccattgatcccacaagaaatcgggataatcattccacccctgattgtaagtgccaaaagaattatattgaaattgaggactcacattctcatcaccatagctacccccataaagattagggcatccttccataacatggattgtctggggatgtgaccaatcaaaatttttcgaaagcccatagttgggttggggagcaaaattgtactggggtggtgcaaaattgttctctatctcattacttttggctttcctaatctgtttaaacatttcctccaaaatcatggttgccttagcataggtccatctttgccccaaagtcttata containing:
- the LOC122644914 gene encoding uncharacterized protein LOC122644914 translates to MGPEILQVAQEKVLLIQMRMKAAQDRQKNYADAKRKELKFLVGDNAFLKIAPMRGVIRFGKRGKLSPRFIGPFEVLRYVADLSHILSYEPLQLKADLSYEETPIQILDHKQQVLQNRTISYVKGLWNNHGIQEALWEKEGEMQMEYPHLFDDSGKF